One genomic segment of Coffea arabica cultivar ET-39 chromosome 6e, Coffea Arabica ET-39 HiFi, whole genome shotgun sequence includes these proteins:
- the LOC140009608 gene encoding L-type lectin-domain containing receptor kinase S.6-like, which produces MIYTHNLQANVSLETKLIKPNGIFYLGVAKFQDESKHCSDDDETNRYELFLEPSEGKNHSDSVMETSHIELSEDFNDKLHILIHHSKLLHHVLDELASSISSYRGSLSMNEDCLGLLDDVSDFHDLLSKTKVDIRLTFLFDDIYGNHAAVDIRKIKCLAFIDTDSRGIDLKPEIEMISWIEYQDLGKIQAEILTNLQKLMRVGDNACNPSYGLFKMLWSRFSKILLVIPEEEDCSRVVPRYLGLVFSHLRRWDYSCMLHNDEQITKKWHSEDGLAKLQRMGVLAYLSLAKIEFSVKGFMEDRSNGQGNSTLVTLHLQCINQTMHKDVESGHMMLYAQSSIEIGDFIPVGVYELSSRTKKCHYTS; this is translated from the coding sequence ATGATTTATACACACAATTTGCAGGCTAATGTTTCGTTGGAGACAAAGTTGATCAAGCCAAATGGGATTTTTTATTTGGGAGTTGCAAAATTCCAAGATGAATCCAAACATTGTTCTGATGATGATGAAACTAATAGGTATGAGCTTTTCCTTGAACCAAGTGAAGGCAAGAATCATTCTGATTCTGTAATGGAAACGAGTCATATTGAATTGAGTGAGGATTTTAATGATAAACTCCATATCTTGATTCATCATTCAAAGTTACTGCATCATGTTCTTGATGAACTTGCATCTTCCATCAGTTCTTATAGAGGTTCGTTAAGCATGAATGAGGATTGTTTGGGTCTTCTTGATGATGTCTCTGATTTTCATGATCTATTGAGTAAAACTAAGGTTGATATAAGGCTCACTTTCTTGTTTGATGACATTTATGGAAATCATGCTGCTGTTGATATAAGAAAGATTAAATGCTTGGCTTTCATTGATACTGACTCACGAGGAATTGATCTCAAGCCAGAGATAGAGATGATTAGTTGGATTGAGTATCAAGATTTAGGGAAAATCCAGGCTGAAATTTTGACGAATCTGCAGAAGTTAATGAGGGTTGGAGATAATGCTTGTAATCCCAGTTATGGGCTATTCAAGATGTTATGGTCTAGATTCTCCAAAATATTACTAGTCATACCTGAAGAGGAGGATTGCTCAAGAGTTGTTCCAAGGTATTTGGGTTTAGTTTTTAGTCACCTACGAAGATGGGACTATAGTTGTATGCTGCACAATGATGAGCAGATTACTAAGAAATGGCATAGTGAAGATGGTCTAGCCAAATTACAGAGGATGGGAGTGCTAGCTTATTTGTCCCTTGCTAAGATTGAATTTAGTGTAAAGGGGTTCATGGAAGATAGAAGTAATGGTCAAGGAAACTCTACTCTTGTAACTCTGCATTTACAGTGCATAAACCAGACAATGCACAAAGATGTTGAGTCAGGTCATATGATGCTTTATGCTCAGTCCAGTATTGAGATTGGAGATTTTATTCCAGTAGGAGTTTATGAACTTAGTTCCAGAACAAAAAAATGTCACTATACTAGCTAG